A genomic region of Micromonospora sp. NBRC 110009 contains the following coding sequences:
- a CDS encoding helix-turn-helix domain-containing protein yields the protein MEVKVPEYRLARKVGAGVARLRAEAGVTQSVLAEKAGFDQSKISRIEKGDVVASADLDRVLDALEVLGAPKAREFKDYIGRDWRYVEPPAFWNPERACLEIAEETLGEIEAFLEVPDRPWPLRRQMERHRESLERAATFLSRTDHNIAFIGEMGVGKSTAISFIFDLLVPPSLVEKPIKRPVLETGAGGTTICEVHIKGGPEFGISLLPMTDVEMREIVADFCAARWIVHADERRDAAETVGISRETERAIRNMSGLGRKRTTVDGKVVYSDPLVDLAKASNSEDEFRTRVLTKIGLEDRTRRELWYDSATRTHPMEWVTETFKAVNNGRLKDVPLPKSIDLLIPDFGRAFGELDITVIDTKGVDDVAVREDLDHRLKDPRTAIVFCSRFNDAPGTSTRLLLQHMRQTFSERFDTGKVAVLALPRSDEARSMKDDSGEQALTDEEGYQFKEMQVSSELATDDLAGVPMLFYNVEADKPEAARGALFGQLNRMRTGVENRLFDLCAAAQEIIENHEAQALNAAIEEVSNRLNSFLKGNRQLGARKHLAHVDAISTIRGVRYASTLWAATRRNGDYSGLNVLHLVGVGAARDAHLRSQSWFNGLDAFLKSLKADDGLELASRTIDQIAASAADSKRAFLEAAQLASVEVYRGPLSQSHVWARCASEWGRGPGFKSRVADHLEGWFTTKSKLEERLEQMVNGLWEERVIVPLVRLVEESASED from the coding sequence GTGGAGGTGAAGGTGCCCGAGTATAGGCTCGCTCGGAAGGTTGGCGCGGGCGTTGCCCGTCTACGCGCCGAGGCAGGGGTCACCCAGTCCGTCCTGGCAGAAAAAGCAGGGTTCGACCAGAGCAAGATCTCTCGCATCGAAAAGGGCGACGTGGTCGCCAGTGCTGATCTGGACCGTGTGCTCGATGCTCTGGAGGTTCTCGGCGCGCCAAAGGCCAGAGAGTTCAAGGACTACATTGGGCGAGACTGGCGGTATGTCGAGCCCCCGGCCTTCTGGAACCCCGAACGTGCGTGTCTGGAGATCGCGGAGGAGACACTCGGCGAGATCGAAGCGTTCCTGGAGGTGCCAGACAGGCCGTGGCCTCTGCGCCGCCAGATGGAAAGGCACAGAGAGTCACTTGAACGCGCCGCGACCTTTCTGAGTCGAACGGACCACAACATCGCCTTCATCGGCGAGATGGGCGTCGGCAAGTCCACGGCAATCAGCTTCATTTTCGATCTCCTCGTTCCGCCCTCCTTGGTCGAAAAGCCGATTAAGCGGCCCGTGCTGGAGACCGGCGCTGGCGGTACCACCATCTGTGAGGTCCACATCAAGGGCGGACCGGAGTTTGGCATCTCCCTGCTGCCCATGACCGACGTCGAGATGCGTGAGATCGTTGCCGACTTCTGCGCCGCACGGTGGATCGTTCACGCGGACGAGCGGCGCGATGCCGCCGAGACTGTCGGAATCAGCCGGGAAACCGAGCGCGCCATTCGCAACATGTCGGGTCTGGGGCGCAAGCGCACCACTGTCGACGGCAAGGTCGTCTACAGCGACCCGCTGGTGGACCTGGCAAAGGCCAGCAACAGCGAGGATGAGTTCAGGACCCGAGTCCTCACCAAAATCGGGCTTGAGGACCGGACGAGGCGCGAACTTTGGTACGACAGCGCCACACGCACGCATCCGATGGAGTGGGTTACCGAGACCTTCAAGGCGGTCAACAACGGTCGACTCAAGGACGTGCCCCTCCCCAAGAGCATCGACCTCCTGATCCCCGACTTCGGGCGCGCCTTCGGCGAGCTGGACATCACCGTCATCGACACCAAGGGCGTGGACGATGTCGCCGTTCGAGAGGACCTCGATCACAGGCTCAAGGACCCGCGCACCGCAATTGTCTTCTGCTCACGCTTCAACGACGCTCCGGGAACCAGCACCCGCCTGCTGCTCCAACACATGCGTCAGACCTTCTCCGAACGGTTCGACACGGGCAAGGTCGCGGTACTCGCACTCCCGCGATCCGACGAAGCTCGCTCGATGAAGGACGACAGCGGCGAGCAGGCGCTAACCGACGAAGAGGGTTACCAGTTCAAGGAGATGCAGGTATCCAGCGAGCTGGCCACCGACGACCTCGCCGGTGTGCCCATGCTCTTCTACAACGTGGAAGCCGACAAGCCCGAAGCGGCCCGAGGCGCCCTGTTCGGGCAGTTAAACCGCATGCGGACGGGGGTCGAGAACCGCCTGTTCGATCTTTGTGCCGCAGCGCAAGAGATCATTGAAAACCATGAGGCTCAGGCACTCAACGCCGCCATCGAGGAGGTATCAAACCGGCTCAACTCCTTTCTTAAGGGGAATCGGCAGCTGGGCGCGCGGAAGCACCTCGCCCATGTCGATGCGATCAGCACCATTCGCGGCGTCCGTTATGCCTCAACGCTGTGGGCAGCCACGCGGCGAAACGGGGACTACTCGGGGCTCAACGTGTTGCACCTGGTAGGCGTCGGTGCCGCCCGAGACGCCCACCTCCGAAGCCAGAGCTGGTTCAACGGTCTGGACGCGTTCCTGAAGTCCCTTAAGGCCGACGATGGCTTGGAGCTTGCCAGCCGCACGATCGACCAGATCGCCGCCAGCGCGGCGGATTCGAAGCGGGCTTTCCTCGAAGCGGCCCAGCTCGCCAGCGTCGAGGTGTACCGAGGACCGCTCTCCCAGTCTCACGTGTGGGCAAGATGCGCCTCGGAGTGGGGGCGCGGACCAGGGTTCAAGTCACGCGTGGCGGATCATCTCGAGGGCTGGTTCACCACGAAGTCCAAGCTAGAGGAGCGCCTTGAGCAGATGGTCAACGGGCTATGGGAGGAGCGGGTGATCGTCCCGCTCGTTCGGCTCGTTGAGGAGAGCGCGTCGGAAGACTGA
- a CDS encoding DEAD/DEAH box helicase family protein, which translates to MMITVDTATRLLDFDRVIRNPQRAKDQLHGAVALHNILQRHRVAYLADEVGMGKTYVALGVVALLRHFTPDLRVLVIAPRENIQQKWQREQRVFTKNNVRLDDLRVRMPGGLPARPLVHCRSLIELVEETAVGPDRDFFVRLPSFSLPMRRDAQQRRNLRDRLCAQVPWLPDDLVDLRANADVIKDRFAQAINAALPHFDLVIVDEAHNLKHGWAAQSSSRNRVLATVLGRDRADVDPRLREKYGPRAGKVLLLSATPLDDDYRQLWNQLDVFGLAEPFQLLRDSNAGDQQRRDVAGEFLIRRVTSLEVSGQRLTKNLYRREWRAGGVGEHDKPIRITDDRQRLTVALVQKKVSELLDDERFGTRFQVGMLASFESFLETSAAKKPNPAESSDDIAEEAVEGNFDDAGQATDAVERQGIDVPMLNDLARDHFQRFGRELPHPKMDSLVRTLATSWRDGRKGLVFVRRVASVTELKRKLDDEYSDWLVDRLRSRLKEQHATAFENAVDEFRRQRSQRDSIAPMAAEQVREDDDAGGQDTFFAWFFRGTGPDGIVSGATIQGRFRNQGSALGTFFDDNHIMALLGAGPGHVANALADGLGEERDKVDRLIREHSRHYLTEAKQATRGTRFDAVQAAALELLAHREGPHRECAEVIWRELYRPEKRSAVSAEADPDLLETTTFFTELRQRPRLRNLIWPEPTSTDPGKSFREQHLRAQLLSAAARLGHAFLDLYVVVTDHLPTLDPSAAIDKSDVVITAYLDELERQAAAPPGTRPWAGLDELAALAEHHELVLDTNLPDARRADLREARSLVSRLFTAQEPVAGMSGRVNSRHVQQFRLPGYPLVLICTDLLQEGEDLHTFCSRVYHYGLAWTPSAIEQRIGRIDRVRSESERRLTALNGTADGDDLLQVYYPHLTDTVERLQVRRVLRRINDFLRLMHEGLILPAAGDGHLDVSREALVDEDVPPPPADPLRTSFPVRTDHLDGQDRPLAVDETLAVEQFERFNAVARAALPDLAVEWERNQPGDGTLLGTVVFAGGRQQPFSLQLEREGSHLVVRCVSPIGRISTTDQWDDLARWSAGIPARLGTVEARGGSYDVTVEEDVLLTAPAYDTLRVAALIRRVTTLADGLEREHLPERDRLLKEFRAELERDVRHAR; encoded by the coding sequence ATGATGATCACTGTCGACACCGCCACCCGGCTGCTGGACTTCGACCGGGTGATCCGCAATCCGCAGCGAGCGAAGGATCAGCTACACGGCGCGGTGGCGCTGCATAACATCCTGCAGCGCCACCGCGTCGCGTACCTGGCCGACGAGGTCGGCATGGGCAAGACGTACGTGGCGCTCGGCGTCGTCGCGCTGCTGCGCCACTTCACGCCCGACCTGCGGGTGCTCGTCATCGCGCCACGCGAGAACATCCAGCAGAAGTGGCAGCGGGAGCAGCGCGTCTTCACCAAGAACAACGTGCGCCTGGACGATCTCCGGGTGCGGATGCCAGGTGGGCTGCCGGCACGGCCGCTCGTGCACTGCCGGAGTCTCATCGAGCTGGTGGAGGAGACCGCGGTCGGCCCCGACCGTGACTTCTTCGTCCGGCTCCCCAGCTTCAGCCTGCCCATGCGCCGCGACGCCCAGCAGCGCCGCAACCTGCGTGACCGGCTGTGCGCGCAGGTGCCGTGGCTGCCCGACGACCTGGTCGACCTGCGAGCCAACGCGGACGTCATCAAGGACCGGTTCGCCCAGGCGATCAACGCCGCGCTGCCGCACTTCGATCTCGTGATTGTCGACGAGGCGCACAACCTCAAGCACGGCTGGGCCGCTCAGTCGTCCTCCCGGAACCGGGTACTGGCCACCGTGCTCGGCCGGGACCGCGCCGACGTCGACCCGAGACTGCGAGAGAAGTACGGCCCGCGGGCCGGCAAGGTGCTGTTGCTCTCCGCCACACCGCTGGACGACGACTACCGGCAGCTGTGGAATCAGCTCGACGTCTTCGGGCTGGCTGAGCCCTTCCAACTGCTACGCGACTCGAACGCCGGCGACCAGCAGCGGCGGGACGTCGCGGGGGAGTTCCTGATTCGCCGGGTCACATCACTGGAGGTCTCCGGGCAACGGCTCACCAAGAACCTCTACCGCCGCGAGTGGCGCGCAGGGGGCGTCGGCGAACACGACAAGCCGATCCGGATCACGGACGACCGGCAGCGGCTGACCGTCGCGCTGGTCCAGAAGAAGGTTAGTGAGCTGCTCGACGACGAGCGGTTCGGCACCCGCTTCCAGGTCGGCATGCTGGCGTCGTTCGAGTCGTTCCTCGAAACCAGCGCCGCGAAGAAGCCCAACCCCGCCGAGAGTTCCGACGACATCGCGGAGGAGGCCGTCGAGGGCAACTTCGACGACGCCGGGCAGGCCACCGACGCGGTCGAGCGGCAGGGCATCGACGTACCGATGCTCAACGACCTGGCCCGCGACCATTTCCAGCGGTTCGGCCGCGAGCTGCCGCACCCCAAGATGGACTCCCTCGTCCGTACGCTCGCCACCTCCTGGCGCGACGGCCGCAAGGGCCTGGTATTCGTCCGTCGGGTCGCGTCCGTCACCGAACTCAAGCGCAAGCTCGACGATGAGTACAGCGACTGGCTCGTCGACCGGCTCCGCAGCCGGCTGAAGGAGCAACATGCGACGGCGTTCGAGAACGCCGTCGACGAGTTCCGCCGACAGCGGTCGCAGCGCGACTCGATCGCCCCGATGGCGGCAGAACAGGTCCGGGAGGACGATGACGCCGGCGGGCAGGACACCTTCTTCGCATGGTTCTTCCGAGGCACCGGACCCGACGGCATCGTCAGCGGAGCGACCATCCAGGGGCGGTTCCGCAACCAGGGCAGCGCGCTCGGCACCTTCTTCGACGACAACCACATCATGGCGCTCCTCGGCGCCGGCCCCGGACACGTCGCAAACGCGCTGGCGGACGGGCTCGGCGAGGAGCGAGACAAGGTCGACCGCCTCATCCGGGAGCACTCACGCCACTACCTGACCGAGGCGAAGCAGGCCACCCGGGGCACCCGGTTCGACGCCGTCCAGGCCGCCGCGCTCGAACTACTCGCCCACCGCGAGGGGCCACATCGGGAATGTGCCGAGGTGATCTGGCGCGAGCTGTACCGCCCGGAGAAGCGGAGCGCCGTGTCGGCGGAGGCGGACCCCGACCTCCTGGAGACCACCACCTTCTTCACCGAACTCCGGCAGCGGCCCCGGCTGCGTAACCTCATCTGGCCCGAACCCACCTCCACCGACCCCGGCAAGTCGTTCCGGGAGCAGCACCTCCGCGCGCAACTCCTCTCCGCCGCCGCCCGCCTCGGGCATGCCTTCCTCGACCTGTACGTCGTGGTCACCGATCACCTGCCAACGCTGGATCCCTCCGCAGCGATCGACAAATCGGATGTGGTGATCACCGCCTACCTTGACGAACTCGAACGCCAAGCGGCGGCCCCACCAGGCACCCGGCCCTGGGCAGGATTGGACGAACTCGCCGCCCTGGCCGAGCACCACGAACTCGTACTCGACACCAACCTGCCAGATGCGCGGCGGGCTGATCTGCGAGAAGCGCGCAGCCTCGTCAGCCGACTCTTCACCGCCCAGGAGCCGGTCGCCGGGATGTCCGGCCGGGTCAACAGCCGGCACGTGCAGCAGTTCCGCCTCCCCGGATACCCGCTCGTGCTGATCTGCACCGACCTCCTTCAGGAAGGGGAGGACCTGCACACCTTCTGCTCCCGCGTCTACCACTACGGTCTCGCGTGGACCCCGTCTGCGATCGAGCAGCGGATCGGGCGGATCGACCGGGTGCGGTCCGAGAGCGAACGTCGGCTGACCGCCCTGAACGGCACTGCGGACGGCGACGACTTGCTGCAGGTGTACTACCCCCACCTCACCGACACCGTCGAACGCCTGCAGGTCCGTCGCGTACTGCGCAGGATCAACGATTTCCTCCGGCTCATGCACGAAGGCTTGATCCTGCCGGCGGCCGGGGACGGCCACCTCGACGTCAGCCGGGAAGCACTGGTCGACGAGGACGTCCCCCCGCCGCCGGCCGACCCGCTTCGGACGTCCTTCCCTGTGCGCACCGATCACCTGGACGGACAGGACCGGCCGCTGGCGGTGGACGAGACGCTCGCCGTGGAGCAGTTCGAACGCTTCAACGCGGTGGCACGCGCCGCTCTGCCTGACCTTGCAGTGGAGTGGGAGCGGAACCAACCCGGAGATGGCACGCTCCTGGGCACCGTGGTCTTCGCCGGCGGACGGCAGCAGCCGTTCAGCCTGCAACTCGAACGGGAAGGCTCGCACCTCGTCGTCCGGTGCGTGAGCCCCATCGGGCGAATCAGCACGACGGACCAGTGGGACGACCTCGCGAGGTGGTCGGCGGGAATCCCGGCGCGGCTCGGTACCGTCGAGGCCCGCGGCGGCAGCTACGACGTCACCGTGGAGGAGGACGTCCTGCTCACCGCGCCGGCGTACGACACGCTCCGGGTCGCCGCACTGATCCGGCGGGTCACAACCCTCGCCGATGGGCTCGAACGTGAGCACCTTCCCGAACGCGATCGACTGCTCAAGGAGTTCAGGGCGGAGTTGGAGCGAGATGTTCGGCATGCGCGATGA